One window of the Planococcus kocurii genome contains the following:
- a CDS encoding DUF4346 domain-containing protein, producing the protein MGITEGIKSIHKQLDTIRKIPKCVGCECVLDVMTAVEQDLEDIDKPIAKEVQLDLKQWVDEGNKVRHNCLGCEVCFPIKPYNHFSSLINGSNEIEINGAACGCNDNACGSQPQVNSTACGCDDDSCEGEPQVNNTACGCDENKSKNTHPSNCSCELKTEVQKQSVCGTVDPNDSNVASPSTQQEQKWPIAEGNYLVGNDTSFVAICTLADTDLPSEIQGSGLLNHISIVGTLSTENLGIERLIRNVTANPNISHLILCGRDSRGHQAGQAILSLKENGIDDKYRIIGAVGPRPVLKNITLKEIEIFRQRVKIVDEIGTRDVERLHQVVRAYEGKPNGDPVMLLPIIQEPKIVKAERLKNDEWVHDPEGFFLVILDRNKKSIRCEHYILDGTLNEVIEGKLASDIANTAIKRGLLSRLDHAAYLGKELAKAETALAYDMPYTQDLPLSKSKALNQTVVS; encoded by the coding sequence ATGGGCATAACAGAAGGCATTAAAAGCATTCATAAACAATTAGACACAATACGAAAGATCCCTAAATGTGTAGGATGTGAATGTGTACTTGACGTGATGACAGCCGTTGAGCAAGATCTAGAAGATATAGATAAACCGATTGCAAAAGAAGTTCAACTGGATTTAAAACAGTGGGTTGACGAAGGGAACAAAGTTAGACATAACTGTCTTGGGTGTGAAGTTTGTTTCCCAATTAAGCCGTACAATCATTTTAGTTCATTGATTAATGGATCGAATGAAATTGAAATCAATGGAGCTGCATGTGGCTGTAATGACAATGCATGCGGAAGTCAACCCCAAGTAAACAGTACTGCGTGTGGGTGTGATGACGATTCGTGCGAAGGTGAACCACAAGTAAATAATACAGCATGTGGTTGTGATGAAAATAAATCGAAGAATACGCACCCCTCAAATTGCAGCTGTGAACTTAAAACCGAAGTTCAGAAACAATCCGTTTGTGGAACAGTGGATCCCAACGATAGCAATGTGGCCTCCCCCTCGACCCAGCAGGAACAAAAATGGCCAATAGCAGAAGGAAATTATCTAGTCGGAAATGATACATCTTTTGTTGCAATATGTACTTTAGCCGATACAGATCTCCCGTCCGAAATACAAGGTTCCGGATTACTAAATCATATATCTATTGTTGGTACCTTATCGACAGAAAATCTAGGAATAGAACGCTTGATTCGAAATGTTACCGCGAATCCCAATATTTCACACTTAATACTATGTGGGCGCGACTCTCGTGGTCATCAAGCAGGGCAAGCCATTTTGTCATTAAAAGAAAATGGGATAGACGATAAGTATCGGATTATAGGCGCAGTTGGACCTCGCCCGGTGCTCAAGAATATTACCTTGAAAGAGATCGAAATTTTTCGCCAACGAGTGAAAATCGTTGATGAAATTGGAACACGAGATGTCGAACGATTGCATCAGGTAGTTCGTGCTTATGAGGGCAAGCCAAATGGGGACCCAGTAATGCTTCTTCCGATAATTCAAGAACCCAAAATAGTGAAAGCAGAACGTCTTAAAAATGATGAGTGGGTTCATGACCCAGAGGGATTTTTCCTAGTTATTCTTGATCGAAATAAGAAATCAATTAGGTGTGAACATTACATCCTGGATGGGACTCTGAATGAAGTTATTGAAGGAAAACTAGCCAGTGATATTGCAAATACAGCAATCAAGCGCGGTTTGCTTTCTCGTTTGGATCACGCAGCATATCTGGGGAAAGAATTGGCGAAAGCTGAAACAGCTCTTGCCTACGATATGCCTTATACGCAAGATTTACCGTTATCAAAAAGTAAAGCCCTCAATCAAACGGTTGTTTCCTAG